The following are encoded together in the Bradyrhizobium sp. CCGUVB1N3 genome:
- a CDS encoding FAD-binding dehydrogenase yields the protein MAEQADVIVVGAGLSGLVAATEIADAGKRVIVVDQEGEQSIGGQAFWSFGGLFLVDSPEQRRLGIKDSFDLALQDWLGTAGFDRDEDHWPRKWAEAYVAFAAGEKRSWLRAMGHRIFPVVGWAERGGYDAMGHGNSVPRFHVTWGTGPGIVEPFERRAREAARSGRLTFKFRHRVDALNITNGTVDGVSGKILAPDNVERGKSSSRNVVGEFTLKAQAVIVASGGIGGNHELVRQNWPKRLGEPPKFMISGVPEHVDGRMIGITEGIGARLINRDRMWHYVEGIQNWSPIWPRHGIRILPGPSSMWFDATGTRLPAPLFPGSDTLGQLKYIMGTGYDYSWFVLTQSIIKKEFALSGSEQNPDLTGKSWRMTLRRATNKGAPAPVEAFKSHGVDFIVRDRLDELVAAMNKLAGSDLLGLDHVRMQIEARDREIANPFVKDAQVMNIHNARRYIGDKLIRTASPHRILDPEHGPLIAVKLNILTRKTLGGFETDLDSRVFGGSGQVIPGLYAVGEAAGFGGGGVHGYRSLEGTFLGGCLFSGRNAGRAAAKAVG from the coding sequence ATGGCTGAGCAGGCGGACGTCATCGTCGTCGGCGCGGGGTTGTCGGGGCTGGTTGCCGCAACCGAGATTGCCGATGCCGGCAAGCGCGTGATCGTCGTCGATCAGGAAGGCGAGCAATCGATCGGCGGTCAGGCGTTCTGGTCGTTCGGCGGATTGTTCCTGGTCGACTCGCCGGAGCAGCGCCGGCTCGGCATCAAGGATTCCTTCGACCTCGCATTGCAGGACTGGCTCGGCACCGCCGGCTTCGACCGCGACGAGGATCACTGGCCGCGGAAATGGGCGGAAGCCTATGTGGCATTCGCGGCCGGCGAGAAGCGATCATGGCTGCGCGCGATGGGCCACCGCATCTTTCCGGTGGTCGGCTGGGCCGAGCGCGGCGGCTATGACGCGATGGGGCACGGCAATTCGGTGCCGCGCTTTCACGTCACCTGGGGCACGGGGCCCGGCATCGTCGAGCCGTTCGAGCGCCGCGCGCGCGAGGCGGCCAGAAGCGGCCGGCTGACCTTCAAGTTCCGCCATCGTGTCGATGCGTTGAATATCACGAACGGCACCGTCGACGGCGTGAGCGGAAAAATCCTCGCGCCTGATAACGTCGAACGGGGCAAGAGCTCCTCGCGCAACGTGGTCGGCGAATTCACGCTGAAGGCGCAGGCGGTGATCGTCGCCTCCGGCGGCATCGGCGGCAATCACGAGCTGGTGCGGCAGAACTGGCCGAAGCGGCTCGGCGAGCCGCCAAAATTCATGATCTCCGGCGTGCCCGAGCATGTCGACGGCCGCATGATCGGCATCACGGAAGGCATCGGCGCGCGGCTGATCAACCGCGACCGCATGTGGCATTATGTCGAGGGCATCCAGAACTGGTCACCGATCTGGCCGCGCCACGGCATCCGCATCCTGCCCGGCCCCTCCTCGATGTGGTTCGACGCCACGGGCACCCGGCTGCCGGCGCCGCTTTTTCCTGGCTCGGACACGCTCGGCCAGCTCAAATACATCATGGGGACCGGCTATGATTATTCCTGGTTCGTGCTGACGCAGAGCATCATCAAGAAGGAATTTGCGCTCTCAGGCTCCGAGCAGAACCCGGATCTCACGGGCAAGAGCTGGCGCATGACGTTGCGGCGCGCCACCAACAAGGGCGCGCCGGCGCCGGTGGAAGCGTTCAAGAGCCATGGTGTCGACTTCATTGTGCGCGACAGGCTCGACGAGCTCGTGGCGGCCATGAACAAGCTCGCCGGCAGCGATCTCCTCGGGCTAGACCATGTCAGGATGCAGATCGAGGCGCGCGACCGTGAGATCGCCAATCCCTTCGTCAAGGACGCGCAGGTGATGAACATCCACAATGCGCGCCGCTACATCGGCGACAAGCTGATCCGCACCGCGTCCCCCCATCGCATCCTCGATCCCGAGCACGGGCCGCTGATCGCGGTCAAGCTCAACATCCTGACGCGCAAGACGCTCGGCGGCTTCGAGACCGATCTGGACTCGCGCGTGTTCGGCGGGAGCGGACAGGTCATTCCAGGCCTCTACGCGGTGGGCGAAGCCGCCGGCTTCGGCGGCGGCGGCGTGCATGGCTACCGCTCGCTGGAAGGCACGTTCCTCGGCGGCTGCCTGTTCTCCGGCCGCAACGCCGGGCGCGCTGCGGCCAAGGCTGTGGGGTAG
- a CDS encoding SCO family protein, with product MSRTARPLVIATAFAASLVVGLLVMFWAMGGVSKVAQPAAIGGPFALTDQNGKTVTDKSLKGKPTLIFFGYTHCPDVCPTSLFEISEVLRAMGKDADKVNAYFISVDPERDTPSTMKDYLSSFDPHLEGLSGDPAETTKVLTSYRVYAKKVPTKDGDYTMDHTALIYLMDRDGRFVAPFNMKRTPEEAAIELKRYL from the coding sequence ATGAGCCGGACTGCCCGCCCGCTGGTGATCGCGACCGCCTTCGCCGCAAGCCTCGTCGTCGGACTGCTCGTGATGTTCTGGGCCATGGGCGGCGTCAGCAAGGTGGCGCAGCCGGCGGCGATCGGCGGGCCGTTTGCGCTGACCGACCAGAACGGCAAGACCGTCACCGACAAGAGCCTGAAGGGCAAGCCGACCCTGATCTTCTTCGGCTATACCCATTGCCCCGACGTCTGCCCGACCTCGCTGTTCGAGATCTCGGAAGTGCTGCGCGCGATGGGCAAGGACGCCGACAAGGTGAACGCCTATTTCATCTCGGTCGATCCCGAGCGCGACACGCCGTCGACGATGAAGGACTATCTGTCGAGCTTCGATCCGCATCTGGAAGGCCTCAGCGGCGATCCCGCCGAGACCACCAAGGTGCTGACGTCCTACCGCGTCTATGCCAAGAAGGTCCCGACCAAGGACGGCGACTACACAATGGACCACACCGCGCTGATCTACCTGATGGACCGCGACGGGAGGTTCGTCGCCCCGTTCAACATGAAGCGCACGCCCGAAGAGGCTGCGATCGAGCTGAAGCGGTATCTCTGA
- a CDS encoding transporter substrate-binding domain-containing protein, whose product MAPSQQAKSLKTVRRLLIGLAAVGACLLSAAPVALAQTPAKPAPGAPQAAPQAAPQAVPGFWDPRRRPERPDLSRLTVIRFLTETDYPPFNYTGADGNPAGFNVDLARALCEEIKVTCTVQMRRFETLVDALSSNRGDAIIASMAVSPQLRVRADFTDPYYRVPARFASRKDAVMPEIRPEYLEGKKVGVIAGSAHEAYLKAMFTDAELHGYPNDEALRTALRRGEVDFIFGDAMSLAFWINGTDSGDCCAFSGGPFVESRFFGEGVGIAVRKGNDLLRQALNWALFRVWEKGRYTDLWLRYFSVSPF is encoded by the coding sequence ATGGCCCCATCGCAACAGGCGAAATCGCTCAAAACTGTCCGCCGCCTCCTGATCGGGCTGGCGGCGGTCGGTGCCTGCCTGTTATCGGCAGCGCCCGTCGCCCTTGCGCAGACCCCGGCCAAGCCGGCTCCTGGCGCGCCCCAGGCCGCGCCTCAAGCCGCCCCCCAGGCCGTGCCCGGTTTCTGGGATCCCCGGCGCCGGCCTGAACGGCCGGACCTGTCGCGCCTGACCGTGATCCGCTTTCTGACCGAGACCGATTATCCGCCGTTCAACTACACCGGCGCCGACGGCAATCCGGCCGGCTTCAACGTCGATCTTGCGCGCGCGCTCTGCGAGGAGATCAAGGTCACCTGCACGGTGCAGATGCGCCGCTTCGAGACGCTGGTGGATGCGCTCAGCTCGAACCGGGGCGATGCCATCATCGCCTCCATGGCGGTGAGCCCGCAGCTTCGCGTGCGCGCCGATTTCACCGATCCCTATTATCGCGTGCCGGCGCGCTTCGCCTCGCGCAAGGACGCGGTGATGCCGGAGATCCGTCCCGAATATCTCGAAGGCAAGAAGGTCGGCGTCATCGCGGGCTCCGCGCATGAGGCGTATCTCAAGGCGATGTTCACCGACGCCGAGCTGCACGGCTATCCCAATGACGAGGCCTTGCGCACAGCGCTTCGCCGCGGCGAGGTCGACTTCATCTTCGGCGACGCCATGTCGCTCGCGTTCTGGATCAACGGCACGGATTCCGGTGATTGCTGCGCCTTCTCCGGCGGTCCCTTCGTCGAGAGCCGGTTCTTCGGCGAAGGCGTCGGCATCGCCGTGCGCAAGGGCAACGATTTGTTGCGGCAGGCGCTGAACTGGGCGCTGTTCCGCGTATGGGAAAAAGGCCGCTACACCGATCTGTGGCTGCGATACTTCTCGGTGAGCCCGTTTTAG
- a CDS encoding lysine--tRNA ligase, with amino-acid sequence MSVIDPAASPSDLRALAEQSNAWPFEQAKALVARLKKSPKDEVLFETGYGPSGLPHIGTFGEVARTSMVRHAFRVLTEDKIKTRLLAFSDDMDGFRKVPDNVPNKEMLAAHLGKPLTQVPDPFSNEYPSFGHHNNARLRAFLDSFGFDYEFASATDYYTSGRFDATLLKMLAAYDKVMAIILPTLGPDRRATYSPFLPISRTTGVVLQVPMIRRDVAAGTVTYVDPDTGEEVETSVTGGHVKCQWKADWAMRWVALGVDYEMAGKDLIDSVKLSGAIARTLGSTPPEGFNFELFLDEKGQKISKSKGNGLTIDEWLRYAPPESLSLFMYREPKAAKRLYFDVIPRNVDDYQQFLDGFPRQDAKQQLGNPLWHIHNGHPPKADMPVTFQLLLTLVSSSNAENAETLWGFIGRYRPGVSPQTHPKLDAMVGYAINYYRDFVAPTKQFREPTDGERAALQDLRDALSQLPQDASAEDIQNVVYEIGRREPFLDQVKKGKDGRPGVTLDWFNMLYQVLLGQEKGPRFGSFVAVYGIQNAVNMIDGALARSA; translated from the coding sequence ATGTCCGTTATCGATCCTGCCGCCAGCCCGAGCGATCTTCGTGCGCTCGCCGAACAATCCAACGCCTGGCCGTTCGAGCAGGCGAAGGCGCTTGTCGCGCGGCTGAAGAAGAGCCCGAAGGACGAGGTGCTGTTCGAGACCGGCTACGGCCCGTCCGGCCTGCCGCACATCGGCACCTTTGGCGAGGTCGCGCGCACCAGCATGGTGCGTCACGCCTTCCGCGTGCTCACCGAGGACAAGATCAAGACCCGGCTCCTGGCGTTCTCCGACGACATGGACGGGTTTCGCAAGGTCCCCGACAACGTGCCCAACAAGGAGATGCTGGCGGCGCATCTCGGCAAGCCGCTGACGCAGGTGCCGGATCCGTTCTCCAACGAGTATCCGTCGTTCGGGCACCACAATAACGCGCGCCTGCGCGCCTTTCTCGACAGCTTCGGCTTCGACTACGAGTTCGCCAGTGCGACCGATTACTACACCTCGGGCCGGTTCGACGCGACGCTGCTGAAGATGCTTGCGGCCTACGACAAGGTGATGGCGATCATCCTGCCGACGCTCGGGCCGGACCGCCGCGCGACCTATTCGCCCTTCCTCCCGATCAGCAGAACCACCGGCGTCGTCCTCCAGGTGCCGATGATCCGCCGCGACGTCGCTGCCGGCACCGTCACTTACGTCGATCCGGACACCGGCGAGGAGGTCGAGACATCAGTCACCGGCGGCCATGTGAAGTGCCAGTGGAAGGCCGACTGGGCGATGCGCTGGGTCGCGCTCGGCGTCGACTACGAGATGGCCGGCAAGGACCTGATCGATTCGGTGAAGCTCTCGGGCGCCATTGCGCGAACGCTCGGGAGCACGCCGCCGGAAGGCTTCAATTTCGAGCTGTTCCTCGACGAGAAGGGCCAGAAGATCTCGAAGTCGAAGGGCAACGGCCTGACCATCGACGAATGGCTGCGCTACGCGCCGCCGGAATCGCTGTCGCTGTTCATGTATCGCGAGCCGAAGGCGGCGAAGCGACTCTATTTCGACGTCATCCCGCGCAACGTCGACGACTACCAGCAGTTCCTCGACGGCTTTCCGCGGCAGGATGCCAAGCAGCAGCTCGGCAATCCCCTCTGGCATATCCACAATGGCCATCCGCCGAAGGCGGACATGCCCGTCACCTTCCAGCTTCTGCTCACGCTGGTGTCGTCGTCGAATGCGGAGAATGCCGAGACGCTGTGGGGCTTCATCGGCCGCTATCGCCCCGGCGTGAGCCCGCAGACGCATCCGAAGCTGGACGCGATGGTCGGCTACGCCATCAACTATTATCGCGACTTCGTCGCGCCGACGAAGCAGTTTCGCGAGCCGACCGATGGCGAGCGCGCCGCGTTGCAGGACCTGCGCGATGCGCTCTCGCAATTGCCGCAGGATGCCTCGGCCGAGGACATCCAGAACGTCGTCTACGAGATCGGCCGCCGCGAGCCGTTCCTCGACCAGGTCAAGAAGGGCAAGGACGGCCGTCCCGGCGTGACGCTGGACTGGTTCAACATGCTCTACCAGGTCCTGCTCGGCCAGGAGAAAGGCCCGCGCTTCGGCTCCTTCGTCGCGGTCTACGGCATCCAGAACGCCGTCAACATGATCGACGGCGCGCTGGCGAGGAGCGCGTGA
- a CDS encoding helix-turn-helix transcriptional regulator gives MIRQAKAQRMLTHEQIWGALDRLAARAGLSPSGLAKRAGLDPTTFNKSKRVTSDGRERWPSTESIAKALAAADSSIETFVQLIGDGARDGRSVPLLGFAQAATSGHFDEQGFPSGKSWTEVALPSGEDDHSFALEIAGDALAPYRDGDVILVSPGTPIRKGDRVVVKTRAGEMLVKALKRRTAKLLELQSLDGAQNERTLAVADVAWIARIVWASQ, from the coding sequence ATGATCAGACAGGCCAAAGCGCAGAGGATGCTGACCCACGAGCAGATCTGGGGCGCCCTGGATCGGCTCGCGGCGCGCGCCGGGCTGTCGCCGTCGGGGCTCGCCAAGCGCGCAGGGCTCGATCCCACCACCTTCAACAAGTCCAAGCGCGTGACCTCCGACGGCCGCGAGCGCTGGCCCTCGACCGAATCGATCGCCAAGGCGCTCGCCGCGGCCGACTCCTCGATCGAGACCTTCGTGCAACTCATCGGTGACGGCGCACGCGATGGTCGCTCGGTGCCGCTGCTCGGCTTCGCGCAGGCCGCGACAAGCGGCCATTTCGACGAGCAGGGCTTTCCCTCCGGCAAGAGCTGGACCGAAGTCGCGCTGCCCTCGGGGGAGGACGATCACAGCTTTGCGCTGGAGATCGCCGGCGATGCGCTCGCGCCCTATCGCGACGGCGACGTCATCCTGGTGTCGCCGGGCACGCCGATCCGCAAGGGCGACCGCGTGGTGGTGAAGACGAGGGCCGGCGAGATGCTGGTGAAGGCGCTGAAGCGCCGCACGGCGAAGTTGCTGGAATTGCAGTCACTCGACGGCGCGCAGAACGAGCGCACGCTCGCGGTCGCCGATGTCGCCTGGATCGCAAGGATCGTATGGGCGAGCCAGTGA
- a CDS encoding DUF952 domain-containing protein — protein sequence MVKIYKICAASAWREAEREGVYRGSADDARDGFIHFSTAAQVSETARKHFFGQRALFLVEIDGDALGDALRWERSRNDELFPHLYGELDLGAVISIINLAMRSDGNHDIPELAP from the coding sequence GTGGTCAAGATCTATAAAATTTGTGCCGCATCGGCCTGGCGGGAGGCCGAGCGGGAGGGTGTGTACCGGGGCAGCGCGGACGACGCACGCGACGGCTTCATCCATTTCTCCACCGCCGCCCAGGTCTCCGAGACCGCGCGAAAGCATTTCTTCGGGCAGCGCGCGCTGTTCCTGGTCGAGATCGACGGCGATGCGCTCGGCGACGCCTTGCGCTGGGAGCGCTCGCGCAACGACGAGCTGTTTCCGCATCTCTATGGCGAGCTCGATCTTGGTGCGGTGATCTCGATCATCAATCTCGCCATGCGCTCCGACGGCAATCACGACATTCCGGAGCTTGCCCCGTGA
- a CDS encoding quinone-dependent dihydroorotate dehydrogenase, with translation MIRAFDALSLPVLRWLDPEDAHRLAIQGLRFLPPTKPRADDPKLAVRAFGLNFPNPIGMAAGFDKSAEVPDALLRLGFGFVEIGSVTPRPQSGNPRPRLFRLERDEAVINRMGFNNDGAAIALRRLAARAENGGIVGVNVGANKDSPDRVADYVKLIETFAPVASYFTVNVSSPNTPGLRNLQEGALLDDLLAHVIDARERVRQKAGDTPVLLKIAPDLSLAQLDDVVQVARARKVDGMIVSNTTIARPSTLREQMRAKEQGGLSGRPLFRLSTRMVAETYVRVEGAFPLIGVGGVDSGGAALTKIRAGASLIQLYSSLVYKGLGLVDEIKRDLASTLLRTGRDSLSEIVGADAATLTAEDWPGM, from the coding sequence GTGATCCGCGCGTTCGATGCCCTCTCGCTGCCGGTCCTGCGCTGGCTCGATCCGGAGGATGCGCACCGCCTGGCGATCCAGGGCCTGCGCTTCCTGCCGCCGACCAAGCCGCGCGCCGACGATCCGAAATTGGCGGTGCGGGCCTTCGGCCTGAATTTTCCCAATCCGATCGGCATGGCGGCCGGCTTCGACAAGAGCGCGGAAGTGCCGGATGCGCTGCTCAGGCTCGGCTTCGGCTTCGTCGAGATCGGCTCGGTGACGCCGCGCCCGCAGAGCGGCAATCCGCGGCCGCGGCTGTTTCGCCTGGAGCGCGATGAAGCCGTCATCAACCGCATGGGATTCAACAATGACGGTGCGGCTATCGCGCTGCGGCGCCTTGCGGCGCGCGCAGAGAACGGCGGTATCGTCGGCGTCAATGTCGGGGCCAACAAGGACTCGCCCGATCGTGTCGCCGATTACGTCAAGCTGATCGAGACCTTCGCGCCGGTCGCGAGCTATTTCACCGTCAACGTCTCCTCGCCCAACACGCCGGGCCTGCGCAATCTCCAGGAGGGAGCGCTGCTCGACGATCTCCTCGCGCACGTGATCGACGCGCGCGAGCGGGTGCGCCAGAAGGCCGGCGACACGCCGGTGCTGCTGAAGATCGCGCCGGATTTGAGCCTCGCCCAGCTCGACGACGTCGTGCAGGTCGCCCGCGCGCGCAAGGTCGACGGCATGATCGTCTCGAATACGACGATCGCGCGGCCGAGCACGTTGCGCGAGCAGATGCGCGCCAAGGAGCAGGGTGGTCTCTCCGGCCGGCCGTTGTTCCGCCTGTCGACGCGCATGGTCGCGGAGACCTATGTGCGCGTCGAGGGTGCGTTCCCGCTGATCGGCGTCGGCGGCGTGGATTCCGGCGGCGCGGCGCTGACCAAGATTCGCGCCGGCGCGAGCCTGATCCAGCTCTATTCGTCGCTGGTCTATAAGGGCCTCGGCCTCGTCGACGAGATCAAGCGCGATCTTGCCTCGACGCTCCTGCGTACTGGGCGCGACTCGCTGTCCGAGATCGTCGGCGCCGACGCCGCGACGCTCACGGCCGAGGACTGGCCCGGGATGTAG
- a CDS encoding MATE family efflux transporter, translating to MHAPVHPRITTGQVFAIAGPAMVANLTTPLIGVVSTTAIGRLDDAALLGGVAMASVIFDCLFWLFAFLRMSTLAFTAQSLGAGETQETSAILVRGFIVAGLIGVALIALQVPLGAVLFNLMGGSEGVTRAAKAYFAIRIWSSPLAFANYVVLGWLVGLARANLALLQQIVINLINMAATVLLVLVYDTGIAGAAIAAVIAEAAGFLLSVMLARRLAEGGLTIPRATLFDRAKLIRMLSVNSDIMVRTAALITVFLFFTAKGARAGDVTLAANAVLNNFLLVSAFFLDGLANAAQQLCGRTFGARDARGFADSTRLVLRWGVGFSVAVAVLFALFGPALIDLMTASEEVRRSARDFLVFIILAPLPGVFAFGFDGIYVGATWAREMRNLMLASLGIFLGTWWALQSLGNTGLWTALLGFYVARGGLQGMRYPALYRATFPRS from the coding sequence ATGCACGCCCCCGTTCATCCCAGGATCACCACAGGGCAGGTGTTCGCCATCGCGGGCCCGGCGATGGTCGCGAACCTGACGACGCCCTTGATCGGCGTGGTCTCGACCACCGCGATCGGGCGGCTGGACGACGCCGCGCTGCTCGGCGGCGTCGCCATGGCGTCGGTGATCTTCGACTGCCTGTTCTGGCTGTTCGCCTTCCTGCGCATGAGCACGCTCGCCTTCACCGCGCAATCGCTCGGCGCCGGCGAGACGCAGGAGACCAGCGCCATCCTCGTGCGCGGCTTCATCGTGGCCGGCTTGATCGGCGTCGCGCTGATCGCGCTCCAGGTGCCGCTCGGCGCCGTGCTGTTCAACCTGATGGGCGGCAGCGAAGGCGTCACGCGGGCAGCAAAGGCCTATTTTGCGATCCGCATCTGGTCCTCGCCGCTGGCGTTCGCGAACTATGTCGTGCTCGGCTGGCTGGTGGGGCTCGCCCGCGCCAATCTGGCGCTGCTCCAGCAGATCGTGATCAACCTCATCAACATGGCGGCCACCGTGCTGCTGGTGCTGGTCTACGACACCGGCATTGCGGGTGCTGCGATCGCGGCCGTCATCGCGGAGGCCGCGGGTTTCCTGCTCAGCGTGATGCTGGCGCGGCGCCTCGCCGAAGGCGGCCTCACCATTCCCCGCGCAACGCTGTTCGATCGCGCCAAGCTGATCCGGATGCTGTCGGTCAACTCCGACATCATGGTGCGCACCGCGGCGCTGATCACCGTGTTCCTGTTCTTCACCGCCAAGGGCGCGCGGGCCGGCGACGTCACGCTCGCGGCCAATGCGGTGCTGAACAATTTCCTGCTGGTCAGTGCCTTCTTCCTCGACGGCCTCGCCAACGCCGCACAGCAGCTCTGCGGCCGCACCTTTGGCGCCCGCGACGCGCGCGGCTTTGCCGATTCGACGCGGCTGGTGCTGCGCTGGGGCGTCGGCTTTTCGGTCGCCGTGGCGGTGCTGTTCGCGCTGTTCGGCCCGGCGCTGATCGACCTGATGACCGCGAGCGAAGAGGTCCGCCGCAGCGCGCGGGATTTCCTCGTCTTCATTATCCTCGCGCCCCTGCCCGGCGTGTTCGCCTTCGGCTTCGACGGCATCTATGTCGGCGCAACCTGGGCGCGCGAGATGCGCAACCTGATGCTGGCCTCGCTCGGAATTTTTCTCGGCACGTGGTGGGCGCTGCAATCTCTGGGCAATACCGGACTGTGGACCGCTCTGCTCGGCTTCTACGTCGCGCGCGGCGGGTTGCAGGGAATGCGCTATCCGGCGCTGTACAGGGCGACGTTTCCGCGATCATAG
- a CDS encoding DUF6460 domain-containing protein has translation MANDVRDLPAGHSDGLNRFLGGSPLAVAFRLVLLSILVGVVLAAIGFDPWNIIHSIRLLFQRLWDLGFDAVNWLWRYFLLGAVIVIPVWFLSRLFGAPRGR, from the coding sequence ATGGCCAACGACGTCAGAGATTTGCCGGCCGGCCACAGCGATGGCCTGAACCGCTTTCTCGGTGGCTCGCCGCTGGCGGTCGCATTCCGCCTGGTCCTGCTCTCGATCCTGGTCGGCGTCGTGCTGGCCGCGATCGGTTTCGATCCCTGGAATATCATCCATAGCATTCGCCTCTTGTTCCAGCGGCTGTGGGACCTCGGCTTCGACGCGGTGAACTGGTTGTGGCGCTACTTCCTGCTTGGCGCCGTCATCGTGATCCCCGTGTGGTTCCTGTCGCGCCTGTTCGGCGCGCCGCGCGGCCGCTAG
- a CDS encoding ATP-dependent DNA ligase — protein sequence MNRFAELLDRLAYEPGRNNKLRLITSYFREVGDPDRGYALAALTGALSFKHAKPGLIRDLIAARTDPVLFGLSYDYVGDLSETVALMWPKGVVNDNQSFLGHPPPPPSSTRGEGAQRSAGQPRSDTSKNKSEAVVSEAVTVADVSSRDGGMSLTVPSPLVGEGQGGGCRGRDGSETSRLHNNPPPPTLTDVVTTLRTLGKTELPAQLARWLDELDETGRWALLKLVTGALRIGISARLAKTAAAALGDKDPHEIELIWPGLAPPYLDLFAWLEGRAEKPVNRDPAPFRPVMLAHAIEDADFAALDPADYIAEWKWDGIRVQAVAGRDDRGHITARLYSRTGEDITGSFPDLVPTLHLPGAIDGELLVVRDGRVQSFNVLQQRLNRKVVSPKLIKDFPIHLRAYDLLGDDENDLRELPFAERRRHLETFIRKLGNSRIDLSPTIAFDSWDALTAARADPASAGAGEDAEAVEGVMLKRRDAPYLPGRPKGQWWKWKRDPHIIDAVLMYAQRGHGKRSSYYSDYTFGVWTEGEAGDELVPVGKAYFGFTDEELLQIDRFVRRNTTEKFGPVRHVMHEPDKGLVLEVAFEGLQRSPRHKSGVAMRFPRISRLRWDKPPREADRLETLEKMLKAETAEVEA from the coding sequence ATGAACCGCTTCGCCGAATTGCTGGACCGCCTCGCCTACGAGCCCGGACGCAACAACAAGCTGCGGCTGATCACGAGCTATTTTCGCGAGGTCGGCGATCCCGATCGCGGCTATGCGCTGGCCGCGCTGACGGGCGCACTGAGCTTCAAGCACGCCAAGCCAGGCCTGATCCGCGACCTGATTGCAGCGCGCACCGATCCGGTGTTGTTCGGACTGTCCTACGATTATGTCGGCGATCTCTCGGAGACGGTGGCGCTGATGTGGCCGAAGGGAGTCGTCAACGACAACCAATCTTTCCTGGGCCACCCCCCTCCCCCGCCCTCCTCCACAAGGGGGGAGGGAGCGCAGCGGAGCGCGGGGCAGCCCAGGAGCGACACGTCGAAGAACAAGTCTGAAGCAGTAGTTAGCGAAGCCGTCACGGTTGCCGACGTATCGTCGCGTGATGGAGGCATGAGCCTCACCGTTCCCTCCCCCCTTGTGGGGGAGGGACAGGGAGGGGGGTGCCGCGGGCGAGATGGCAGTGAGACCTCCCGACTTCACAACAACCCGCCTCCCCCAACCCTCACCGACGTCGTCACCACGCTGCGCACCCTCGGCAAGACCGAGCTGCCCGCGCAACTTGCGCGCTGGCTCGACGAGCTCGACGAGACCGGCCGCTGGGCGTTGTTGAAACTCGTCACCGGCGCGCTGCGCATTGGCATCTCCGCGCGTCTCGCCAAGACCGCGGCGGCCGCGCTCGGCGACAAGGATCCACACGAGATCGAGCTGATCTGGCCAGGCCTCGCCCCGCCCTATCTCGATTTGTTCGCCTGGCTCGAGGGCCGTGCGGAAAAGCCCGTCAACCGCGATCCGGCTCCATTCCGCCCGGTGATGCTGGCACATGCGATCGAGGACGCGGATTTTGCCGCTCTCGATCCGGCCGACTACATCGCCGAATGGAAATGGGACGGCATCCGCGTGCAGGCGGTCGCAGGCCGCGACGATCGCGGACACATCACGGCGCGGCTCTATTCGCGCACCGGCGAGGACATCACGGGGAGCTTCCCGGATCTCGTGCCGACGCTACACCTGCCCGGCGCGATCGACGGCGAGCTGCTCGTCGTGCGCGACGGCCGCGTGCAGAGTTTCAACGTCCTCCAACAGCGCCTCAACCGCAAGGTGGTCTCGCCAAAACTGATCAAGGATTTTCCGATCCACCTGCGCGCCTACGATCTGCTCGGCGACGACGAGAACGATTTGCGCGAGCTGCCCTTTGCCGAGCGGCGCAGGCATCTCGAAACCTTCATCAGGAAGCTCGGTAATTCCCGTATCGATCTCTCACCAACGATTGCTTTCGATAGCTGGGACGCGCTCACCGCCGCGCGCGCGGATCCCGCAAGCGCCGGCGCCGGCGAAGACGCGGAAGCCGTCGAAGGCGTGATGCTGAAGCGGCGCGATGCGCCTTATCTGCCGGGGCGACCGAAGGGGCAGTGGTGGAAGTGGAAGCGCGATCCGCACATCATCGATGCCGTGCTGATGTATGCGCAGCGCGGCCACGGCAAGCGCTCGTCCTATTATTCCGACTATACTTTTGGTGTCTGGACCGAAGGCGAAGCCGGCGACGAGCTGGTGCCGGTCGGCAAGGCCTATTTCGGCTTCACGGATGAAGAGCTGCTCCAGATCGACCGCTTCGTCCGCCGCAACACCACGGAAAAGTTCGGCCCCGTGCGCCATGTCATGCACGAGCCCGACAAGGGGCTGGTGCTGGAGGTCGCCTTCGAAGGATTGCAGCGCTCGCCGCGCCACAAGTCCGGCGTCGCCATGCGCTTTCCCCGCATCAGCCGCCTACGCTGGGACAAGCCGCCGCGCGAGGCGGACCGGCTGGAGACACTGGAAAAAATGCTCAAGGCGGAGACGGCGGAGGTCGAGGCGTGA